The following coding sequences lie in one Posidoniimonas polymericola genomic window:
- the glgP gene encoding alpha-glucan family phosphorylase has translation MSRAEAAAPSVERANWTEVTPETLYAKLTTVARNLWWSWHPEVVSLFRDLDPVRWRQLDHNPIALLSEMTPQQVADRANEMVLYTRINQAHRRLKDYLSNTTHTWGARHAGVLGAKPVAYFSAEFGIHECVPIYSGGLGVLSGDHIKSASALGVPLVAIGLFYDQGYFRQHLDGDGYQQEEYVDTRVENLPMEPAVGKDGEPITVTIDTRDGKLLAKVWLMRVGRINLYLLDCDVEGNSPQDRQLTSRLYGGDRRTRIRQEMVLGVGGVKALKALAIDAGVYHLNEGHSAFAPLEVIREVMEHDGLSFDDALREVAQKTTFTTHTPVPAGHDRFEADLIEEHLGPLRDSLGISHDQLMGLGRVEPQNEQETFCMTVIGLKLSRKANAVSSLHGQVSRRMWAHLWPWRVEEEVPIGHITNGVHVASWLAQPMRQLYDKILPADWGYRQGEDEAWQNIYNVDPGELWETHNALKSRLLEFVRRRMSRQCRRRNEDESRIEAARNVLDPSALTIGFARRFATYKRADLFLRQLDAIAELINDVNRPVQFIFSGKAHPADEGGKSFIKRIANLRNDPKFAGRIVFLEDYDINVARHLVQGVDVWLNNPRRPLEASGTSGMKAVLNGGLNCSILDGWWAEAYNGQNGFAIGNGTQHVDDNITDARDAEDLFNVLRDEVIPLYYDRDTDGLPHKWIEFMIDSIVTLAARFSAHRMVIDYVRHSYVPAAGGLSSDMAAR, from the coding sequence ATGAGTCGTGCCGAAGCCGCAGCGCCGAGTGTGGAACGTGCAAACTGGACGGAGGTCACCCCCGAGACCCTCTACGCAAAGCTGACGACCGTCGCCCGCAACCTGTGGTGGAGTTGGCACCCCGAGGTAGTCTCGCTGTTCCGCGACCTCGACCCGGTCCGCTGGCGGCAGCTCGACCACAACCCGATCGCCCTGCTGTCGGAGATGACGCCGCAGCAGGTCGCCGACCGCGCCAACGAGATGGTGCTCTACACCCGCATCAACCAGGCGCACCGCCGGCTCAAGGACTACCTTTCCAACACGACCCACACCTGGGGCGCCCGCCACGCCGGCGTCCTCGGCGCCAAGCCGGTGGCGTACTTCTCCGCCGAGTTCGGCATCCACGAGTGCGTGCCGATCTACTCCGGCGGCCTCGGCGTGCTGTCGGGCGACCACATCAAGAGCGCCAGCGCGCTCGGCGTGCCGCTGGTCGCGATCGGCCTGTTCTACGACCAGGGCTACTTCCGCCAGCACCTCGACGGCGACGGCTACCAGCAGGAAGAGTACGTCGACACCCGCGTTGAGAACCTGCCGATGGAGCCGGCGGTCGGCAAGGACGGCGAGCCGATCACCGTCACGATCGACACCCGCGACGGCAAGCTGCTCGCCAAGGTGTGGCTGATGCGGGTCGGCCGCATCAACCTGTACCTGCTCGACTGCGACGTCGAGGGCAACAGCCCGCAGGACCGCCAGCTCACCTCGCGTCTGTACGGCGGCGACCGCCGCACCCGCATCCGCCAGGAGATGGTGCTGGGGGTCGGCGGTGTGAAGGCGCTCAAGGCGCTCGCCATCGACGCCGGCGTGTACCACCTGAACGAGGGCCACAGCGCGTTCGCCCCGCTCGAGGTGATCCGCGAGGTCATGGAGCACGACGGCCTGTCCTTCGACGACGCCCTCCGCGAAGTCGCCCAGAAGACCACCTTCACCACCCACACCCCCGTGCCCGCCGGCCACGACCGCTTCGAGGCCGACCTGATCGAAGAGCACCTCGGACCACTCCGCGACTCGCTCGGCATCTCGCACGACCAGCTGATGGGCCTCGGCCGGGTCGAGCCGCAGAACGAGCAAGAGACCTTCTGCATGACCGTCATCGGCCTCAAGCTGTCACGCAAAGCGAACGCCGTGAGCTCGCTGCACGGGCAGGTCTCGCGCCGCATGTGGGCCCACCTCTGGCCCTGGCGGGTCGAGGAAGAGGTGCCGATCGGCCACATCACCAACGGCGTGCACGTGGCGAGCTGGCTCGCCCAGCCGATGCGGCAGCTGTACGACAAGATCCTGCCCGCCGACTGGGGCTACCGGCAGGGCGAGGACGAGGCCTGGCAGAACATCTACAACGTCGACCCGGGCGAGCTGTGGGAAACCCACAACGCGCTCAAGAGCCGGCTGCTGGAGTTCGTCCGCCGCCGCATGAGCCGCCAGTGCCGCCGCCGCAACGAGGACGAGTCGCGCATCGAGGCCGCCCGCAACGTGCTGGACCCGAGCGCCCTGACGATCGGCTTCGCCCGCCGGTTCGCCACCTACAAGCGGGCCGACCTGTTCCTCCGCCAGCTCGACGCGATCGCCGAGCTGATCAACGACGTCAACCGCCCGGTGCAGTTCATCTTCTCCGGCAAGGCCCACCCGGCCGACGAGGGGGGCAAGAGCTTCATCAAGCGGATCGCCAACCTGCGGAACGACCCCAAGTTCGCCGGCCGCATCGTGTTCCTCGAGGACTACGACATCAACGTCGCCCGGCACCTGGTGCAGGGCGTCGACGTCTGGCTCAACAACCCGCGTCGCCCGCTGGAGGCCTCCGGCACCAGCGGCATGAAGGCGGTGCTGAACGGCGGGCTCAACTGCTCGATCCTCGACGGCTGGTGGGCCGAGGCCTACAACGGCCAGAACGGCTTCGCCATCGGCAACGGCACGCAGCACGTCGACGACAACATCACCGACGCCCGCGACGCCGAGGACCTGTTCAACGTCCTCCGCGACGAGGTGATCCCGCTGTACTACGACCGCGACACCGACGGCCTGCCCCACAAGTGGATCGAGTTCATGATCGACTCGATCGTGACGCTCGCCGCGCGGTTCAGCGCGCACCGGATGGTGATCGACTACGTGCGTCACAGCTACGTGCCGGCCGCCGGCGGCCTGTCGAGCGACATGGCCGCGCGTTAG
- a CDS encoding RHS repeat-associated core domain-containing protein, translated as MAPPSGAFFVNSAGDIVNEHLYTGRRTDPETGLQLNRYRFYHQQLGRWVTRDPIGYDAGSNNLYEYVGGMPTYYVDPSGLRINCANVGGSAGGGIVGSITISVCKDDCGNEATVFCFGAGGGAGVGGGITGGVYKGCLKEGWSDQFSGNGTVGVVTGGVTVTGNGEILGGELGLGAGGGATGCVQNCYTVMKPKPPTPPPGWVPHPDGGFVTPYPDGSLPSWPSDAPRF; from the coding sequence TTGGCCCCGCCAAGCGGGGCGTTTTTTGTCAACTCCGCTGGTGATATCGTAAACGAGCATCTCTACACCGGAAGACGCACCGACCCAGAGACCGGGTTGCAGTTGAATCGGTATCGGTTCTATCACCAGCAGTTGGGGAGGTGGGTGACGAGGGACCCGATTGGGTATGATGCTGGGAGCAACAATCTTTATGAGTATGTTGGGGGGATGCCAACGTACTATGTTGATCCATCCGGGTTGAGAATTAATTGCGCGAACGTCGGTGGCTCTGCTGGCGGCGGTATCGTGGGGAGCATTACCATTTCGGTTTGTAAAGATGACTGTGGCAATGAGGCAACGGTCTTTTGCTTTGGTGCGGGCGGCGGAGCTGGAGTTGGTGGCGGTATTACTGGCGGTGTCTACAAAGGCTGTCTAAAAGAGGGATGGAGCGATCAGTTCTCAGGGAATGGAACTGTGGGAGTTGTGACAGGGGGAGTGACTGTGACTGGAAACGGTGAAATTCTGGGTGGGGAGTTGGGTTTGGGTGCAGGGGGAGGTGCGACGGGGTGTGTACAGAATTGCTACACCGTAATGAAGCCAAAGCCGCCGACCCCTCCTCCAGGCTGGGTTCCACATCCTGACGGAGGGTTTGTCACGCCTTATCCAGATGGAAGTCTACCGTCGTGGCCTTCGGACGCACCGCGCTTCTGA
- a CDS encoding transposase yields the protein MPRNARYAPGGYVYHVLNRGVGRQQLFFTDDDYLAFERVLGETLEKRPLRVLGYCLMPNHWHMVLWPEADGDLGAFMQRLTVRHVTRWQRHHRLVGQGHVYQGRFKSFPVATDEYFYQLMRYVERNALRANLVKRAEEWPWGSLWIRKHGSAEHRALLSDWPLPRPRRWVDYVNQPASDAELAAIRRSSQRGSPYGPAPWVGQTAKKLGLESTLRSPGRPKKTG from the coding sequence ATGCCTCGCAACGCCCGCTACGCGCCCGGCGGATACGTCTACCACGTCTTGAACCGGGGCGTTGGCAGGCAGCAGCTGTTCTTCACCGACGACGACTACCTGGCGTTCGAACGCGTGCTCGGCGAGACGCTCGAGAAACGCCCGCTGCGGGTCCTCGGCTACTGCCTGATGCCCAACCACTGGCACATGGTGCTGTGGCCCGAGGCCGACGGCGACCTCGGCGCCTTCATGCAGCGGCTGACGGTCAGGCACGTGACGCGGTGGCAGCGTCATCACCGGCTGGTCGGCCAGGGGCACGTCTACCAGGGCCGCTTCAAGTCGTTCCCGGTCGCGACCGACGAGTACTTCTACCAGCTCATGCGGTACGTCGAACGCAACGCCCTGCGGGCGAACCTGGTCAAGCGGGCCGAGGAGTGGCCGTGGGGCAGCCTGTGGATCCGCAAGCACGGCTCGGCCGAGCACCGGGCGCTGTTGTCAGACTGGCCGCTGCCGCGTCCCCGCAGGTGGGTCGACTACGTCAACCAACCCGCCAGCGACGCCGAGCTCGCCGCGATCCGCCGCAGCAGCCAGCGGGGCTCGCCCTACGGGCCGGCGCCGTGGGTCGGTCAGACCGCCAAGAAGCTGGGCCTCGAGTCGACGCTGCGTTCGCCGGGGCGGCCGAAGAAGACGGGGTAG